One genomic segment of Hevea brasiliensis isolate MT/VB/25A 57/8 chromosome 3, ASM3005281v1, whole genome shotgun sequence includes these proteins:
- the LOC110633746 gene encoding protein SCAR2 isoform X3: protein MNTVWPIRSCTGLPIRMIQRLSWKALPWLALLASCASLVTLRSVDWHPNLRMEQNLITRGDLPRFVMDSYEECRGPPRLFLLDKFDVAGAGACLKRYTDPSFVKVEATSFGIPALDVQREKKIRKVKKKGSRWRNGETPEVPTSHAKLHQLFLEERVENGHPDPARLVKLKRRQLNGFPFDLKPGKSYMEKFLGTSSPEHKVVHEVPVIPSPLKLISDDSNESGLEIVEISTVSPVKKSSEGSESTCSSPKAPEVALKPYRHDLNEDAINREIVMVTDPVAGGEAHESPYVTHKMAIESELAVDEDGKTEASLDGNHSDDLISEVDNYTDALTTMESEMETDNEYKLKTEQCFLKGVKHATDSDAIEENLDIRANFSDSQSFGNSSMSDDGRGSFKQGQSSFSYSDSVSNFAENIPSDSEGAVKISPSSENHAAEIVDSPFDPPSVDVETLGTQSSELLVVHKKCIEEDTIPNTGEETGSLFPSDSNNLLPPSVPVANSIVVETESEEISCDCKLGPKSPNIGENGTGLSDSSIVVSDVPSHAAHNNLPTVSSQGCLVEDSDHEDPNMGLHSSNVADLEKKDSDGFVKEVLQTDYADGINDEIFVAGKIDSPHAVILPSTEQFPCSISPEVDVDLDIALVSESSDIVNPFHIDSEVVDVTAGVNPENVRGIVATLEVGSIMEHQCSDISVDVSQVERELTEVGATHSEETSLEETSAADGGEEIGRCASKLDVGEDSVPFEHPVNFSDKQILDEHVNLKEDVGASPVSVTVTTGADDGVNVANVLSSDLVCSPSSNLSYIQESDTGNEGAHQKGLDFNEGAHQKGLDFNEGAHQKGLDLNKGAFPEYCPESEEQKEVEQMEVAPTDLDSSPYESLSDDHSNLEALKHVHESAVAAHTQRYSYISDDTVPSSELSKLDLESKQHAYLRHSIDISEDAVSAPTSYLSEVETSLEHSLELPADQIFAESVCAVMDEVNFESLDLQSTPPCHLAEPGVPSESTVELQSDQLDEGCLQADKTSPKSSNLQFEEIQTVSEIDKKRCLGASSKQDAPSGQELQMQPAGPELNDAMLSRNPFDSVFPSFGILPENLEEVPPLPPLPPMQWRLGKVQPAPPASHKEWIDHGEGTLLPIQPFAADEKSQFDFLSSGREIPNPFLHFTCADIQKPQYISAESVENSLQPTPLSLEMPTVISNANSQLVCHPLEGGQSLNPFLTLPEIINGRPEDGFLASGGRPIRSSPNLLSPLATVEHIPTEHDPVPSHGLEIKPSSQLTPESILEAKEPEHSLQNSEEKRDSHDKSISTPTMLEDHPQQDSLTLHGETTWAPSSLALPPIFEVGKPNGSKLPRPRNPLIDAVAAHDKSKLRKVTERVRPQITPKLDERDLLLEQIRTKSFNLKPAAVMRPSIQGIQDTKTNLKVAAILEKANAIRQALAGSDEDDDTDSWSE from the exons ATGAATACGGTTTGGCCGATCCGGAGCTGTACAGGGCTGCCAATAAGGATGATCCAGAGGCTCTCTTGGAAGGCGTTGCCATGGCTGGCCTTGTTGGCCTCTTGCGCCAGCTTGGTGACCTTGCGGA GTGTTGACTGGCATCCTAATTTGCGCATGGAACAGAATCTGATCACTCGTGGAGACTTACCTCGTTTTGTAATGGACTCTTATGAAGAATGCCGTGGTCCCCCACGGTTATTCCTTTTGGACAA GTTTGATGTTGCGGGGGCTGGAGCATGTTTGAAGCGTTACACTGATCCATCATTTGTTAAAGTTGAAGCAACATCCTTTGGAATACCAGCATTAGATGTTCAGAGAGAGAAGAAAATCCGAAAAGTGAAG AAGAAAGGATCGCGCTGGAGGAATGGAGAAACCCCAGAAGTGCCAACATCACATGCCAA ATTGCATCAGTTATTTTTGGAGGAGCGGGTTGAGAATGGTCATCCTGACCCTGCACGCCTTGTGAAATTGAAGAGAAGGCAGCTAAATGGATTTCCATTTGATCTGAAACCTGGAAAAAGTTACATGGAGAAATTCCTGGGAACTTCTTCACCTGAACATAAAGTAGTTCATGAGGTTCCTGTTATTCCATCACCATTGAAATTGATATCGGATGATTCTAATGAATCCGGGCTTGAAATAGTTGAGATAAGTACTGTAAGTCCTGTGAAAAAGTCATCAGAAGGAAGTGAAAGCACGTGTTCATCTCCTAAAGCACCGGAAGTTGCATTAAAACCTTACAGGCATGACTTGAATGAGGATGCTATTAATAGAGAAATTGTGATGGTCACTGACCCAGTTGCTGGTGGTGAGGCACATGAATCTCCTTATGTCACTCATAAGATGGCAATTGAAAGTGAATTAGCAGTTGATGAAGATGGCAAAACAGAGGCAAGTCTTGATGGGAACCATTCTGATGACCTGATTAGTGAGGTGGATAACTACACAGATGCTCTTACTACCATGGAGTCAGAAATGGAAACAGATAATGAGTACAAGCTTAAGACTGAGCAGTGTTTCTTGAAGGGTGTAAAACATGCGACAGATTCTGATGCAATTGAGGAAAATCTAGACATACGAGCTAATTTTTCTGATTCTCAGTCATTTGGAAATTCATCTATGTCTGATGATGGGAGAGGTTCATTTAAGCAAGGGCAATCTAGTTTTTCCTACTCTGATTCTGTTAGCAATTTTGCTGAGAATATACCATCTGACAGCGAAGGGGCAGTGAAAATATCCCCTTCATCTGAAAATCATGCAGCAGAGATTGTGGATTCACCATTTGACCCTCCATCTGTTGATGTGGAGACTCTAGGAACTCAATCCAGTGAGCTTTTAGTGGTACACAAGAAGTGCATTGAGGAAGACACAATTCCTAATACTGGAGAAGAAACTGGTAGTTTGTTTCCATCAGATTCGAATAATTTGCTTCCACCTTCAGTTCCTGTTGCAAATTCAATTGTCGTAGAAACTGAATCAGAAGAAATATCCTGCGACTGTAAACTTGGTCCAAAGTCACCAAACATTGGCGAAAATGGGACAGGTTTATCTGATTCTTCCATAGTTGTATCTGATGTTCCTTCACATGCAGCGCATAATAATTTACCTACAGTTTCTTCTCAAGGTTGTCTTGTGGAAGATTCAGATCATGAAGATCCCAATATGGGTTTACATTCTTCAAATGTGGCAGATCTGGAAAAGAAAGACTCTGATGGCTTTGTGAAAGAAGTGCTTCAAACAGATTATGCAGATGGAATTAATGATGAAATTTTTGTTGCAGGAAAAATTGACTCTCCACATGCAGTTATTTTGCCATCAACGGAGCAGTTCCCTTGCTCAATTTCGCCGGAAGTTGACGTGGATTTAGACATCGCACTTGTTTCTGAAAGTTCAGACATTGTAAACCCTTTTCACATAGATTCTGAAGTTGTTGATGTCACTGCTGGAGTTAACCCTGAAAATGTAAGGGGTATTGTGGCAACTCTAGAGGTTGGTAGCATTATGGAGCATCAATGCTCAGATATATCAGTTGATGTCTCACAGGTTGAACGTGAATTGACTGAAGTAGGAGCAACACATTCTGAAGAGACGAGTCTTGAAGAAACTTCTGCAGCTGATGGTGGTGAGGAAATAGGTAGATGTGCTAGCAAGTTGGATGTGGGAGAAGATTCTGTCCCTTTTGAGCATCCAGTGAATTTTTCAGATAAACAAATTCTTGATGAGCACGTAAACTTAAAGGAAGATGTAGGTGCATCTCCTGTTAGTGTTACTGTCACCACTGGTGCTGATGATGGTGTTAATGTTGCTAATGTCCTCTCTTCAGACTTGGTTTGCTCTCCATCCAGCAATCTTTCATATATTCAAGAATCTGATACTGGAAATGAGGGTGCACATCAGAAAGGGTTGGACTTTAATGAGGGTGCACATCAGAAAGGATTGGACTTTAATGAGGGTGCACATCAGAAAGGATTGGACTTAAATAAGGGAGCTTTTCCAGAATATTGTCCTGAATCAGAGGAACAAAAGGAAGTAGAACAAATGGAAGTTGCTCCTACAGATTTGGACTCCAGTCCATATGAATCACTCTCTGATGACCATTCCAATCTAGAAGCGCTCAAACATGTTCATGAGTCAGCTGTTGCTGCTCATACACAACGTTACTCTTATATCAGTGATGACACTGTACCATCTTCAGAGCTAAGCAAACTGGATTTGGAATCAAAACAACATGCCTACTTGAGGCATTCTATAGATATTAGTGAAGATGCTGTGTCTGCACCTACCTCTTATCTATCAGAAGTAGAAACTTCTTTAGAACACTCATTGGAGTTGCCTGCTGATCAAATTTTTGCAGAATCAGTCTGTGCAGTCATGGATGAAGTGAATTTTGAGTCATTGGATCTTCAGAGTACACCTCCTTGTCACCTTGCAGAGCCTGGAGTTCCTTCAGAGTCGACAGTGGAATTGCAATCTGATCAACTCGATGAGGGATGTCTGCAAGCAGATAAGACTAGTCCTAAGTCATCAAATCTGCAGTTTGAAGAGATACAGACTGTGAGTGAAATAGATAAAAAAAGATGCCTTGGTGCTTCTTCCAAACAAGATGCTCCTTCAGGCCAAGAACTTCAAATGCAACCAGCAGGTCCAGAACTTAATGATGCTATGTTGTCAAGGAATCCATTTGATTCCGTCTTTCCTAGCTTTGGCATACTCCCTGAGAATCTGGAGGAGGTGCCACCATTGCCACCCCTACCTCCTATGCAATGGAGGCTAGGCAAGGttcaacctgctccaccagcttcaCATAAAGAATGGATTGATCATGGTGAGGGCACCTTGCTGCCAATACAGCCATTTGCAGCTGATGAGAAATCACAATTTGATTTCCTATCGTCAGGTAGAGAGATTCCAAACCCGTTTTTGCATTTTACTTGTGCTGATATTCAGAAGCCACAATATATATCTGCAGAGTCTGTGGAAAATTCCTTGCAGCCAACTCCACTCTCATTGGAGATGCCAACTGTTATCAGCAATGCAAACAGTCAACTGGTTTGTCATCCATTAGAGGGAGGACAATCCTTGAACCCATTCTTGACCTTACCAGAAATAATTAATGGGAGGCCTGAGGATGGTTTCCTTGCATCAGGAGGAAGACCAATAAGATCTAGTCCAAACCTATTATCACCATTGGCAACTGTAGAGCATATACCCACTGAGCATGATCCTGTACCCTCACATGGCCTGGAAATCAAGCCCTCAAGCCAATTGACACCCGAATCAATTTTAGAAGCAAAGGAACCTGAACACAGTTTGCAAAATTCGGAAGAAAAAAGGGATTCTCATGACAAATCTATATCAACACCAACTATGCTAGAAGATCACCCTCAGCAGGATTCATTAACCTTGCATGGAGAAACAACATGGGCACCAAGTTCATTAGCTTTGCCACCAATCTTTGAAGTTGGAAAACCAAATGGTAGTAAGCTTCCTCGTCCTCGGAATCCTCTCATTGATGCTGTTGCTGCACATGACAAAAGCAAG TTGAGAAAGGTAACAGAACGAGTTCGCCCTCAGATTACACCAAAATTAGATGAAAGAGATTTGCTACTAGAACAAATACGAACTAAG TCCTTTAACTTGAAGCCTGCGGCTGTGATGAGGCCTAGCATTCAGGGTATTCAGGATACAAAAACCAACTTGAAGGTTGCGGCCATATTGGAGAAAGCAAATGCAATTCGccag GCTTTGGCTGGAAGTGATGAAGACGATGATACAGACAGCTGGAGCGAGTGA